The sequence below is a genomic window from Cedecea neteri.
GCGCTCGTTTCGATGACCGCGTCACCGGGAAGCTGAATACCTTTGCTCCGCACGCCAAAGTTATCCACATGGATATAGATCCTGCGGAGCTGAGCAAGCTGCGCCAGGCGCATGTCGCGTTGCAGGGGCCGCTGAACCAGCTTTTACCTGCCTTGCAACAGCCGTTGCACATTGCTTCCTGGCAGCAGCATATCGCGGCCCTGAACGAAGAACACCAGTGGCGCTACGATCATCCGGGCCAGGCTATCTATGCTCCCCTGCTGCTGAAACAGCTCTCCGATCGCAAATCAGCAGAAGCCGTTGTGACTACCGACGTAGGCCAGCATCAGATGTGGACCGCACAGCACATGACCTTCACTCGCCCGGAGAACTTCATCACTTCCAGCGGGCTTGGCACGATGGGCTTTGGTTTACCCGCCGCCGTTGGCGCCCAGGTTGCAAGGCCGGAAGATACGGTTATCTGTGTCTCCGGCGATGGCTCTTTCATGATGAACGTTCAGGAGTTGGGCACCATCAAGCGCAAGCAGCTGCCGGTCAAAATCCTGCTGCTCGATAACCAACGTCTGGGCATGGTGAGGCAGTGGCAGCAGCTGTTTTTTGAAGAGCGCTACAGTGAAACCACCCTGACCGACAACCCCGATTTCCTCACGCTGGCCAGCGCCTTTGGCATTCCAGGCCAGCATATCACCCGTAAAGACCAGGTAGAAGCCGCGTTAGACGCCCTGCTGAACAGCGACGGCCCGTACATGCTTCACGTCTCGATCGATGAGTACGAAAACGTCTGGCCGTTGGTACCGCCCGGTGCCAGTAACTCGCAAATGCTGGAGAAATTATCATGATGCAACATCAGCTCGCAGTACAGGCTCGCTTCCGCCCGGAAACGTTAGAACGTGTTTTACGCGTGGTGCGTCATCGTGGCTTCCAGATCTGCGCGATGAATATGGCCGCGGCGGGGAATACCGACAATATTAATATTGAATTGACCGTTGCTAGCCTGCGGCCAGTCGAATTACTGTTTACTCAATTAAGCAAGCTGGTTGACGTTGCCTGCGTTGAAATCCAGCAACCAACATCACAACAAATCCGCGCCTGAGCGTAAAAGGAAGAGAACAATGACGACCAAGAAAGCTGATTACATCTGGTTCAATGGCGAGATGACTCCGTGGGGAGAAGCGAAAGTTCACGTAATGTCCCACGCGTTGCACTACGGTACTTCGGTCTTCGAAGGCATCCGTTGCTACGACTCGCACAAAGGGCCAGTGGTGTTCCGTCATCGTGAACACATGCAGCGCTTGCGTGACTCAGCAAAAATCTATCGCTTCCCGGTATCGCAAAGCGTTGATGAGCTGATGGAAGCCTGCCGCGCGGTTATCCGTAAAAACAACCTCACCAGCGCTTACATCCGCCCTCTGGTCTTTGTTGGCGACGTAGGTATGGGCGTTAACCCGCCGGAAGGGTACACCACCGACGTGATCATTGCGGCCTTCCCGTGGGGCGCTTATCTGGGCGCTGAAGCGTTGGATCAGGGGATTGATGCAATGGTCTCTTCCTGGAACCGTGCGGCACCAAACACCATTCCAACCGCAGCAAAAGCAGGCGGTAACTACCTTTCTTCTCTGCTGGTCGGCAGCGAAGCCCGTCGCCACGGCTATCAGGAAGGGATTGCGCTTGATGTGAACGGCTTCCTTTCTGAGGGCGCGGGTGAAAACCTGTTCGAAGTGAAAGATGGCGTGATCTACACCCCTCCATTCACCTCTTCCGCACTGCCGGGCATTACCCGTGATGCCATTATCAAGCTGGCAAAAGACCTGGGCATTGAAGTCCGTGAGCAGGTGCTGTCGCGTGAATCTCTGTACCTGGCCGACGAAGTCTTTATGTCCGGTACCGCCGCCGAAATCACCCCGGTACGCAGCGTAGACCGCATTCAGGTGGGTGAAGGCCGCTGTGGCCCGGTCACCAAACGTATTCAACGGGCATTCTTTGGCCTGTTTACCGGCGAAACCGAAGACAAGTGGGGCTGGCTGGATCAGGTAAACCCGTAAGTCTTAAACAAAAATATAATCAGGCGGGCGGCAACTGACCGCCTGCTACCCGACAGACTGGAGTAAATAAAGCATGCCTAAGTATCGTTCCGCCACTACAACCCACGGCCGCAATATGGCGGGTGCCCGCGCGCTGTGGCGCGCAACGGGGATGACCGACGCCGATTTCGGCAAACCGATCATTGCGGTCGTCAACTCCTTTACCCAATTCGTACCAGGCCACGTTCACCTGCGCGATCTGGGTAAACTGGTTGCCGAGCAAATCGAAGCCTCCGGCGGCGTAGCGAAAGAGTTCAACACCATTGCGGTGGATGACGGTATCGCGATGGGGCATGGCGGCATGCTCTATTCCCTGCCGTCCCGCGAGCTGATTGCCGACTCGGTTGAGTACATGGTGAACGCCCACTGCGCCGATGCCATGGTTTGTATCTCCAACTGCGACAAAATCACCCCAGGGATGCTGATGGCCTCGCTGCGCCTGAACATTCCGGTGATCTTCGTTTCCGGCGGCCCGATGGAAGCCGGGAAAACTAAACTTTCCGACCAGATCATCAAGCTGGATCTGGTCGATGCGATGATTCAGGGTGCGGACCCGAAAGTTTCTGACGAGCAAAGCGAGCAGGTTGAGCGCTCCGCGTGCCCAACGTGCGGCTCGTGTTCAGGGATGTTCACCGCCAACTCCATGAACTGCCTGACCGAGGCGCTGGGTCTGTCTCAGCCGGGTAACGGTTCACTGCTGGCGACGCACGCCGACCGCAAAGAGTTGTTCCTGAACGCGGGTAAACGCATTGTTGAACTGACCAAGCGCTATTACGAGCAGGATGATGCCACCGCGCTGCCGCGTAGCATCGCCAGCAAAGAAGCATTCGAGAACGCCATGACGCTGGATATCGCCATGGGCGGCTCCACTAACACCGTTCTGCACCTGCTGGCTGCCGCGCAAGAAGCTGAAATTGACTTCACCATGACCGACATTGACCAGCTGTCCCGCAAGGTTCCACAGCTGTGTAAAGTCGCGCCAAGCACCCAGAAATACCATATGGAAGACGTGCACCGTGCCGGTGGCGTGCTCGGTATTCTCGGCGAGCTGGATCGCGCCGGGTTGCTGAACCGCGAAGTGAAAAACGTGCTTGGCCTTTCCCTGCCGCAGACGCTGGAACAATACGATGTGATGCTGACCAAAGACGAGGCGGTGAAAACCATGTTCCGCGCGGGTCCGGCGGGCATTCGTACTACCCAGGCCTTCTCGCAGAGCTGCCGCTGGGACACGCTGGATGACGATCGCGCTAACGGTTGTATTCGCTCCCTGGAAAATGCCTACAGCAAAGACGGCGGCCTGGCCGTTCTGTACGGCAACTTCGCGGAAAACGGCTGTATTGTTAAAACTGCTGGCGTGGATGAAGGCAGCCTGGTATTCCGTGGCCCGGCCAAGGTTTATGAAAGCCAGGACGATGCGGTAGAGGCAATCCTCGGCGGAAAAGTGGTGGCGGGTGACGTGGTTGTTATTCGCTACGAAGGGCCGAAAGGTGGGCCTGGCATGCAGGAAATGCTCTACCCAACCACCTTCCTGAAATCTATGGGACTGGGTAAAGCCTGCGCGCTGGTCACCGACGGCCGTTTCTCCGGCGGGACCTCGGGTCTGTCGATCGGCCACGTTTCTCCGGAAGCAGCCAGCGGCGGCAATATCGCCCTGATTGAAGACGGCGATATGATTGCCATCGATATCCCTAACCGTGGTATTCAGCTGCAGCTTACCGATCAGGAAATGGCTGCACGTCGCGAAGCGCAGGAAGCTCGCGGTGACGCAGCCTGGACTCCTCGCAATCGTGAACGTCAGGTTTCCTTTGCCCTGCGTGCCTACGCCAGCCTCGCCACCAGTGCGGATAAAGGCGCTGTGCGCGATAAAAGCAAGCTTGGAGGCTAATTATGGCTGAGTCACAACCGCTACCCGATGCCCCCGGCGGAGCCGAGTATCTGCGCGCGGTATTGCGCGCGCCGGTTTACGAAGTCGTGCAGGTAACGCCGCTGCAAAAAATGGAAAAGCTTTCTTCGCGCCTTGATAACGTCATTCTGGTTAAGCGTGAAGATCGCCAGCCTGTGCATAGCTTCAAGCTGCGCGGGGCTTATTCGATGATTGCGGGCCTGAACAGCGAGCAAAAAGCCTGTGGCGTGATCACCGCTTCTGCGGGAAATCACGCGCAGGGCGTGGCGCTTTCGTCCACGCGATTGGGTATTAAGTCGCTGATCGTTATGCCTGTGGCTACTGCGGATATCAAAGTCGATGCTGTGCGGGCCTTCGGAGGCGAAGTGTTGCTGCATGGCGCGAATTTCGATGAGGCAAAAGCCAAAGCCATCGAACTTTCTCAGCAGCAAGGTTTCACCTACGTGCCTCCGTTTGACCATCCGGCAGTTATCGCCGGGCAGGGTACGGTTGCGCTGGAACTGCTGCAGCAGGATGCGCATATCGATCGCGTATTCGTGCCGGTTGGCGGCGGTGGCCTGGCGGCAGGCGTAGCGGTTCTGATCAAGCAACTGATGCCGCAAATCAAAGTGATTGCGGTTGAGGCCGAAGATTCTGCCTGCCTGAAAGCGGCGCTGGATGCCGGGCATCCGGTTGAGCTGCCGCGCGTAGGGTTGTTTGCCGAAGGCGTTGCAGTTAAGCGCATCGGCGACGAAACCTTCCGCGTGTGTCAGGAATACCTGGATGACATCATCACCGTGGACAGCGATGCTATCTGCGCGGCGATGAAAGATTTGTTCGAGGATGTGCGTGCTGTCGCCGAGCCATCAGGCGCGCTGGCGCTGGCGGGGATGAAAAAGTACGTCCAGCAGCACAACATTCGTGGTGAACGCCTGGCGCATGTGTTGTCTGGCGCAAACGTGAATTTCCACGGGCTACGTTATGTCTCTGAGCGCTGTGAACTGGGCGAGCAGCGGGAAGCGCTGCTGGCGGTCACCATTCCAGAGCAAAAAGGCAGCTTCCTGAAGTTCTGCCAGCTGCTGGGCGGTCGATCTGTCACCGAGTTCAACTACCGCTACGCCAGCTCCGACGATGCCTGCATTTTTGTTGGGGTGCGTCTGACTCGCGGGCTGGAAGAGCGTAAAGAGATCATCGCTCAGCTTAGCGAAGGCGGCTACGGCGTGGTCGATCTCTCTGATGACGAAATGGCGAAGCTACATGTTCGCTACATGGTGGGCGGCCGGCCTTCGAAGCCGCTGCGCGAACGGTTGTACAGCTTTGAGTTCCCGGAATCACCGGGAGCGCTGCTGAAGTTCTTGAGCACGCTGGGAACGCACTGGAACATTTCCCTGTTCCACTACCGTAGCCACGGCACTGACTACGGTCGTGTGCTGGCGGCGTTTGAGTTAGGTGAGAATGAACCAGACTTCGAAACCCGGCTCAACGAACTGGGTTACGAATGCCACGACGAAACCCAGAACCCGGCGTTCCGCTTCTTCCTGGCCGGTTAATGGCTGCCGGGTAGAAGCTTCCAGAACGCGCTGATAAGCGGCTCATTGAGCCGCTTTTTTTGTACGCAAACGCCCAGTTCAAATGGCGCTTTCTCATCGTTACGTTCCAGAACCAGCACGCGGTTGCGCACCGGTTCCGGGCTGTTTTCCAGCACGATTTCCGGGATCAACGCGACCCCACATCCCAGCGCCACCATCGACACCATCGCTTCGTGGCCGGCGACGGTAGCGTAAATTACCGGGTTACTGATTTTCTGGCGGCGGAACCACAGTTCGATACGGCGGCGAACGGGCCCTTGTTCGGGCATGATAAACGGAATTTTGGCCCAGTCTGGTTCTGGTCGGCTTACCTGCGCCCTGACAGGGCATGGCAAAGCGGGGGCGATCAAGGCCACGGATAAATTTTCCAGCATCGAGAAAGCCACGCCAGGCGGAAGGGATTCTGGTTTTCCGGCGATCGCCAGGTCGGCTTCATTGGAATCAACTTTTTCTACCGCATCCGCCGCGTCTCCCGTGGTCAGCTTAATTTCAACGGAAGGATGTTCAGCCCGGAAGCGGTCCAGAATGGGCGGCAAATGGCTGTATGCGGCGGTCACCGAGCAAAACAGATGCAGCTCTCCGCTCAGGGAAGGACCTTGCTGGCCAAGCGTGTGGCGCATCTGCTGATATTGCAGCAGCGTGTGCTGGGCAAACTGCCTTAATTGCTCACCGGCTTCGGTCAGCGTCACGGTGCGGTTATCACGCAAAAACAAAGGTTGCCCGAGGTCGTCCTCCAGCCGCTGGATTTGGCGCGAAAGTGTGGACGGTGAGACGTGCATGGCGCGTGCGCTACGCCCAAAATGGCGGCTTTCAGCCAGATGCAGAAAGGTTTTCAGATCGCGTAAATCCATGGTCATCAAGCCTCGTTTTTGCATTGCAATAATTGCAACGCGACGTTGTTAATATATCAATTTAAGCAACGCATTTCCTGTCATATAGTGGGTTCATTCCAGGCAGCACGACACGGCTGCAGAGCCCTTACAATAAGCACAACACGACACATACGGAGTTCTACGATGGCTAATTATTTCAACACTTTGAACCTGCGTCAGCAGTTAGCGCAGTTGGGTAAATGTCGCTTCATGGGGCGCGATGAATTCGCCGATGAAGCAAGCTACCTCAAAGGTAAAAAAGTCGTCATCGTCGGCTGCGGTGCTCAGGGTCTTAACCAGGGCCTGAACATGCGCGACTCCGGGCTGGATGTTTCCTATGCCCTGCGTGCGGAAGCTATCGCCGAGAAGCGTGCTTCCTGGCGTAAAGCGACCGAAAACGGTTTCAAAGTGGGTACTTACGAAGAGCTGATCCCGCAGGCGGATCTGGTTGTTAACCTGACGCCAGACAAACAGCACTCCTCCGTTGTTCAGGCCGTACAGCCGATGATGAAAGACGGCGCGGCGCTGGGCTACTCCCACGGTTTCAACGTGGTTGAAGTCGGTGAAACCATTCGTAAAGACATCACCGTAGTGATGGTAGCACCTAAGTGCCCGGGCACCGAAGTGCGTGAAGAATACAAACGTGGTTTTGGTGTGCCAACGCTGATCGCGGTTCACCCTGAAAACGATCCTAAAGGCGAAGGCATGGCGATTGCCAAAGCCTGGGCTGCAGCAACCGGTGGCCATCGTGCTGGCGTGCTGGAGTCTTCCTTCGTGGCGGAAGTTAAGTCTGACCTGATGGGCGAGCAGACTATCCTGTGCGGTATGCTGCAGGCCGGTTCTCTGCTGTGCTTCGACAAGCTGGTGGCAGAAGGGACTGATGCTGCGTATGCAGAAAAACTGATTCAATTCGGCTGGGAAACCATCACCGAAGCGCTGAAGCAGGGCGGGATCACGCTGATGATGGACCGTCTGTCCAACCCGGCAAAAATCCGCGCTAACGCGCTGTCTGAGCAGCTGAAAACCATCATGGCTCCGCTGTTCCAGAAACACATGGATGACATCATCTCCGGCGAGTTCTCCTCCGGCATGATGGCTGACTGGGCTAACGATGATAAGAAACTGCATACCTGGCGTGAAGAGACCGGCCAGACTGCTTTCGAAACTGCGCCGCAGTTTGAAGGTAAGATTTCCGAGCAGGAATACTTCGATAAAGGCGTGGTAATGATCGCCATGGTGAAAGCGGGCGTTGAGCTGGCCTTCGAAACCATGGTTGACGCTGGCATCATCGAAGAGTCTGCATACTATGAGTCCCTGCACGAGCTGCCGCTGATTGCTAACACCATTGCTCGTAAGCGCCTGTACGAAATGAACGTGGTTATTTCTGATACCGCTGAGTACGGTAACTACCTGTTCTCCTACGCGGCTGTTCCGCTGCTGAAAGAGTTCATGACCACGCTGCAGCCGGGCGATCTGGGTAAAGAGATCCCAGCCGCTGCGGTAGACAACGCTCAGCTTCGTGACGTCAATGAAGCCATTCGCAGCCACGAAATCGAAAAAGTGGGTCAAAAACTGCGTGGCTATATGACTGATATGAAACGCATTGCTGTTGCTGGCTAATGTGTTTTTGAAATGAAAAAGGCGCTTCGGCGCCTTTTTTTGTGTCTGCTATCTTGCCGCCTCTCTTTTTATGTAATATTGTAAGTTACATGAAAATAAATAACTCCTTCTCAGCAACTTTGCACATCCTGCTTCACCTCGAGCAGATGGACAAACCGCTCACATCGGAACAAATGGCCGCCTTTATCGACGGCAATCCGGCGTTTATCCGTAAAGTGCTCGCCGGTCTGCGCGAGAACAACATCGTCTGCTCAACCAAAGGCCACCACGGCGGCTGGAGGCTCTGCCGCCCGGCTAGCGAAGTGACGCTGCTGGATATTTATCTGGCGCTGGGATCGCCGGGTCTGTTTGCGCTAGGTAACCGCAATGAAAATCCGCAATGCCTGGTGGAGCAGGGAGTCAATCGAGTGATGTCCGAGACGTTTACCGCCGCTGAAGAGCTGGTGCTGGCGCGGTTTAAAAGCCTGACGTTGCAAGATATCGGGAGCGAATTTATTAGCTATTTCAATGAAAAGGGGCACGAGGAATGATTTCAACCTTAACCACGGATCTGCCAGTTTGTCTGATGATCGCCCTGGCCGCCGCCAGTATTTCAATGACGATAACCCAAACTGAACTGTTTGCAGGATTGCGCAGCTGGACGGCGAAAAAGCATGCGATGCTGGGCCATCTCTTTCAATGTTTCTACTGCCTTAGCCACTGGGTCGTGTTTGCCGGTATGCTGATTTACCGCCCCTATTTGCTGCACAGCGGGATGCCGGTGATCGACTGGATTATGACGGCGTTTATTACCCTCACGCTGACCACTTTCGTTAACGGCATTATTTTTAAAGTGTTCCAGATGGCGGTCGGCACGCATTTGCTGAAGCATGAAGCCCAGCAGACGCTGCAGTCGACAAAATAAAGAAAAGGCCGGATATCCCGGCCTTTAGCTTAGTTACGATACAACACCTTGATGATGTGGTAGCCGAACTGAGTGTGCAGCGGTCCGTAAGGCTCCAGCAGCGGGCAGGAAAACACCACTTTATCGAACGCAGGAACCATCTGTCCCTGACGGAATTCACCTAAATGGCCGCCTTTCTTGCCGGACGGGCAGGTAGAGTGCTTCTTCGCCAGTTTCTCGAAGTCGCCGCCGTTTTTAAGCTGCTCCAGAAGGTCCAGAGCCAGTTTTTCTTCCTTTACAAGGATATGCAGTGCTGCTGCAGTTTTTGCCATGATAGTGCCTTGAGTCATGTTGATTACGCTCGCTATACTACCACGCTGTTTTTATCCCCTCCTGACTTTCATTGAGTGACCGTATGCGTTTAAACCCTGGCCAACAACAAGCCGTCGAATTTGTCACCGGACCCTGCCTGGTTTTGGCCGGAGCGGGCTCGGGTAAAACGCGCGTTATCACCAATAAAATTGCGCATCTGATTCGTGAAAGTGGCTATCAGGCACGGCAGATCGCGGCGGTGACCTTTACCAATAAGGCCGCACGCGAAATGAAAGAGCGTGTTTCGCAGACGCTGGGGCGCAAAGAGGCACGCGGATTGATGATCTCAACTTTCCACACGCTGGGGTTAGAGATTATCAAGCGTGAATATGCGGCCTTGGGGATGAAATCTAATTTCTCGCTGTTTGACGATACCGATCAGACCGCATTGCTAAAAGAGCTAACTGAAGGCCTGTTAGAAAACGATAAGGTGGTGCTTCAGCAGCTGATCTCGACGATCTCCAACTGGAAGAACGGCTTGCTGTCTCCGGCGCAGGCCGCCGTTCAGGCGAAGGGCGAACGGGATCGTATTTTTGCCCATTGCTACGGGCTTTACGATACTCATCTGAAGTCCTGCAACGTACTGGACTTTGACGATCTCATCTTGCTGCCAACGTTGCTGCTGCAGCGCAATGCAGAAGTTCGGGAACGCTGGCAAAACCGTATTCGCTATCTGCTGGTGGACGAATACCAGGATACCAACACCAGCCAGTACGAGCTGGTAAAGCTGCTGGTTGGCGCGCGGGCGCGCTTTACCGTTGTAGGCGACGATGACCAGTCTATTTACTCCTGGCGCGGGGCGAACCCGCAAAACCTGGTTCTGCTGAGCAAAGATTTTCCGGCGCTGCAGGTGATCAAGCTTGAGCAGAACTACCGGTCATCCCGCCGGATTTTGAATGCGGCCAATATTCTAATCGCCAACAATCCGCACGTTTTTGAGAAGCGACTTTTCTCTGAGCTTGAACACGGCGCAGAATTGAAAGTCGTGACGGCGAATCATGAAGAACATGAGGCCGAACGCGTCACCGGCGAGCTGATTGCTCACCACTTTATTAATAAAACCAACTATAAAGATTACGCGATTCTGTACCGCGGCAATCACCAGTCGCGGGTGTTCGAAAAGATGCTGATGCAAAACCGCATCCCGTATCGTATCTCCGGCGGCACTTCATTCTTCTCTCGCCCGGAAATTAAAGATCTGCTCGCCTACCTGCGAGTGTTAACGAACCCGGATGATGACAGCGCGTTTCTGCGTATTGTGAACACACCCAAGCGCGAAATTGGCCCGGCAACGCTGCAAAAGCTTGGCGAGTGGGCGATGCAGCGCAATAAAGGCCTGTTTACCGCCAGCTTCGACATGGGGTTAAGCCAGACGCTAAGCGGGCGCGGCCTTGATGCGTTGCAGCGTTTTACCCACTGGCTGCGGGACGTGGCAACGCTTGCCGAGCGCGAGCCGGTGGCCGCCGTACGAGACCTGATCCACGGCATCGACTACGAAAGCTGGCTGTATGAAACCTCGCCCAGCCCGAAAGCTGCCGAAATGCGGATGAAAAACGTTAACCAGCTTTTCAGCTGGATGACCGAGATGCTTGAAGGCAATGACCTGAATGAGCCGATGACGTTAATCCAGGTGGTGACGCGTTTTACTCTGCGCGACATGATGGAGCGTGGTGAAAGCGAAGAAGAGGCCGATCAGGTTCAGTTGATGACCCTGCATGCTTCGAAGGGGCTGGAATTCCCCTATGTCTACCTTGTGGGCATGGAAGAAGGGATCCTGCCGCACCAAAGCAGCATCGACGAAGATAACGTGGATGAGGAGCGCCGCCTGGCTTACGTGGGGATTACCCGGGCGCAAAAAGAACTGACGTTTACGCTGTGCCGGGAGCGGCGGCAGTATGGCGAGCTGGTACGGCCTGAACCAAGCCGGTTCCTGATGGAGCTGCCACAGGATGATTTGAGCTGGGAAACGGAGCGGAAAGTGGTTTCTGCCGAAGAGCGGATGCAAAAAGGGCAGAGTAATGTGGCCAACATCCGCGAGATGCTGGCCAAAGCGCGTAAAAGCTAGATTAATTGACGCTGAGCGGCCAGTGAACGTAGCTCTGCCAGAGTTTTTCCTGTTCCAGTAGTTCGGCACCGAGAGGGTGGCAGGCAAGCCAGGTGTTGGGCAATGCCAGATGCAGGGTTTCGCCGTCGGCCTGCAGTTTAATCTCGGGCAGAATATCGTCTCTGCGGCGATTTGCGAAAATAATCGCCAGACGTAACAGACGGCAGAGTCTTTCCGCCACGCGCGGCGGGACAGCGTTTTGCTGGTGGAGCGAAGAGAGATCGACAGGATTGGTCTGGTTAAGCAGCAGCGTTGCCAGCAATTTTTTCTGCGCGGGCGTGTATCCCGGCAAATCCAGGTTTCTCACCAGATAGGCTGCATGCTGCGGGGCATGTTTAAAATCTATGCTTAAGCCAATTTCATGCAGCAGGGCGCTGCTCGCCAGCATCTGTTGACTGAGTGGATCCAGCCCCCAGGGTTCTGCGATTTGCGAAGCAAAATTCTGCGCAAGCTGCTCCACGCGAGCCGCCTGGCTGGTATCCACCATAAAACGGCGCTGAACGTTACGGAGCGTTCTCTGGCGAATCTCCTGGTCCACCGCAAGATGCAGCATGCCATAAACCAAACCTTCACGCAGCGCGCCGCCTGCAAGCGTCATGCATTCAATATCAAGCTGTTGGAAGATAGCGATGAGAATGGCCAGACCGCTTGGGAAAACCAGCGCCCGCTCAAGCGTGAGGCCTTCAATTTCCAGCTCTTCCAACCGGCCGCACTGAATTGCTCGCTGTTTTAGCTGCTGAAGTTTTGCCAGGGTAATGCGTTCATCCATCCCCTGCGCCATCATGATTTCCTGCAGCGCCTGCACGGTTCCTGATGCACCAACACAAATTTTCCAGCCGTGGCTTTTAAGCTCGGCAATGACCGGGCTGAGCACTTCTGCAGCCGCCGCTTCTGCCGCGGCGAAGTTTTCCTGAGCGAGATTTCTGTCGCTAAAGAAACGTTCCAGCCACGTGACACAACCCATTGAGAGGCTGAATAACGCGGTTGTTTGCGCCCCGGTGCCCGTCACCAGCTCTGTACTGGCACCGCCGATGTCAACGACCAGGCGGCGATCGTCGCCGCCGGTAGTGTGGGCAACGCCCTGATAGATCAGGCGGGCTTCTTCTTCACCGCGAATAACCTGCACCGGGCAACCCAGGATTTCCTGCGCCTTTTGCAAAAAAACATCGGCATTAACGGCGAGACGCAGCGTGGCCGTAGCCACAACGCGAATTTGATTCTGAGGGATATCCTGGAGTCGTTCGGCAAACAAGCGCAGGCATTGCCAGCCGCGCTCCATGGCTTCCGGGGAGAGAACGCACTCGCTGTTGAGGCCAGCAGCGAGGCGAACTTTTCGCTTAATGCGGGTCAGGGTTTGTATGCTTCCTGCCACCTCACGCACAACCAACATATGAAAACTGTTAGAACCCAGATCAATTGCTGCATAGAGTGAGGCGGTACTTAGCATAGATTTTTAACCTGCGCGACGACGATTACCACGAGGAGCACCACCGCGGCGTGGACCGTTGCCTGGGCGGCTGCGGGTCAGACGTTTTGGCGGTGGGAACTCATTTAACAGTGCTTCAGCGTTATATTTGCTCACCGGAATGGCGTGGCCAATATAGGTTTCAATCGCCGACAGGTTCAGCGCGTAGTCTTCACATGCCAGGCTGATGGAATGACCGCTTGCCCCGGCACGACCGGTACGGCCGATGCGGTGAACGTAATCTTCACAGTCGTCCGGTAGATCGTAGTTAAATACGTGGGTCACCGCTGGGATGTGCAGACCGCGAGCCGCCACGTCAGTTGCGACCAGAATATCCAAATCGCCACGAGTAAATTCTTCCAGAATACGCAGGCGTTTTTTCTGTGCGACATCACCGGTTAGCAAACCAACTCGGTGACCATCGGCAGCCAGATGGCCCCAGATATCTTCACAGCGATGTTTAGTGTTAGCGAAGATGATGGCACGGTCCGGCCATTCTTCTTCGAGCAGCGTTTGCAGCAGACGCATTTTCTCTTCGTTAGAAGGATAGAAAAGCTCTTCTTTAATACGGTGGCCAGTTCTCTGCTCGGGCTCAACTTCCACATATTCCGCGTTGTTCATTTGCTCGAAAGCCAGTT
It includes:
- the ilvC gene encoding ketol-acid reductoisomerase, which produces MANYFNTLNLRQQLAQLGKCRFMGRDEFADEASYLKGKKVVIVGCGAQGLNQGLNMRDSGLDVSYALRAEAIAEKRASWRKATENGFKVGTYEELIPQADLVVNLTPDKQHSSVVQAVQPMMKDGAALGYSHGFNVVEVGETIRKDITVVMVAPKCPGTEVREEYKRGFGVPTLIAVHPENDPKGEGMAIAKAWAAATGGHRAGVLESSFVAEVKSDLMGEQTILCGMLQAGSLLCFDKLVAEGTDAAYAEKLIQFGWETITEALKQGGITLMMDRLSNPAKIRANALSEQLKTIMAPLFQKHMDDIISGEFSSGMMADWANDDKKLHTWREETGQTAFETAPQFEGKISEQEYFDKGVVMIAMVKAGVELAFETMVDAGIIEESAYYESLHELPLIANTIARKRLYEMNVVISDTAEYGNYLFSYAAVPLLKEFMTTLQPGDLGKEIPAAAVDNAQLRDVNEAIRSHEIEKVGQKLRGYMTDMKRIAVAG
- a CDS encoding Rrf2 family transcriptional regulator, producing MKINNSFSATLHILLHLEQMDKPLTSEQMAAFIDGNPAFIRKVLAGLRENNIVCSTKGHHGGWRLCRPASEVTLLDIYLALGSPGLFALGNRNENPQCLVEQGVNRVMSETFTAAEELVLARFKSLTLQDIGSEFISYFNEKGHEE
- the ilvY gene encoding HTH-type transcriptional activator IlvY yields the protein MQKRGLMTMDLRDLKTFLHLAESRHFGRSARAMHVSPSTLSRQIQRLEDDLGQPLFLRDNRTVTLTEAGEQLRQFAQHTLLQYQQMRHTLGQQGPSLSGELHLFCSVTAAYSHLPPILDRFRAEHPSVEIKLTTGDAADAVEKVDSNEADLAIAGKPESLPPGVAFSMLENLSVALIAPALPCPVRAQVSRPEPDWAKIPFIMPEQGPVRRRIELWFRRQKISNPVIYATVAGHEAMVSMVALGCGVALIPEIVLENSPEPVRNRVLVLERNDEKAPFELGVCVQKKRLNEPLISAFWKLLPGSH
- the rep gene encoding DNA helicase Rep — translated: MRLNPGQQQAVEFVTGPCLVLAGAGSGKTRVITNKIAHLIRESGYQARQIAAVTFTNKAAREMKERVSQTLGRKEARGLMISTFHTLGLEIIKREYAALGMKSNFSLFDDTDQTALLKELTEGLLENDKVVLQQLISTISNWKNGLLSPAQAAVQAKGERDRIFAHCYGLYDTHLKSCNVLDFDDLILLPTLLLQRNAEVRERWQNRIRYLLVDEYQDTNTSQYELVKLLVGARARFTVVGDDDQSIYSWRGANPQNLVLLSKDFPALQVIKLEQNYRSSRRILNAANILIANNPHVFEKRLFSELEHGAELKVVTANHEEHEAERVTGELIAHHFINKTNYKDYAILYRGNHQSRVFEKMLMQNRIPYRISGGTSFFSRPEIKDLLAYLRVLTNPDDDSAFLRIVNTPKREIGPATLQKLGEWAMQRNKGLFTASFDMGLSQTLSGRGLDALQRFTHWLRDVATLAEREPVAAVRDLIHGIDYESWLYETSPSPKAAEMRMKNVNQLFSWMTEMLEGNDLNEPMTLIQVVTRFTLRDMMERGESEEEADQVQLMTLHASKGLEFPYVYLVGMEEGILPHQSSIDEDNVDEERRLAYVGITRAQKELTFTLCRERRQYGELVRPEPSRFLMELPQDDLSWETERKVVSAEERMQKGQSNVANIREMLAKARKS
- the ppiC gene encoding peptidylprolyl isomerase PpiC, which translates into the protein MAKTAAALHILVKEEKLALDLLEQLKNGGDFEKLAKKHSTCPSGKKGGHLGEFRQGQMVPAFDKVVFSCPLLEPYGPLHTQFGYHIIKVLYRN
- the gppA gene encoding guanosine-5'-triphosphate,3'-diphosphate diphosphatase, producing the protein MLSTASLYAAIDLGSNSFHMLVVREVAGSIQTLTRIKRKVRLAAGLNSECVLSPEAMERGWQCLRLFAERLQDIPQNQIRVVATATLRLAVNADVFLQKAQEILGCPVQVIRGEEEARLIYQGVAHTTGGDDRRLVVDIGGASTELVTGTGAQTTALFSLSMGCVTWLERFFSDRNLAQENFAAAEAAAAEVLSPVIAELKSHGWKICVGASGTVQALQEIMMAQGMDERITLAKLQQLKQRAIQCGRLEELEIEGLTLERALVFPSGLAILIAIFQQLDIECMTLAGGALREGLVYGMLHLAVDQEIRQRTLRNVQRRFMVDTSQAARVEQLAQNFASQIAEPWGLDPLSQQMLASSALLHEIGLSIDFKHAPQHAAYLVRNLDLPGYTPAQKKLLATLLLNQTNPVDLSSLHQQNAVPPRVAERLCRLLRLAIIFANRRRDDILPEIKLQADGETLHLALPNTWLACHPLGAELLEQEKLWQSYVHWPLSVN